Proteins from a single region of Paramormyrops kingsleyae isolate MSU_618 chromosome 9, PKINGS_0.4, whole genome shotgun sequence:
- the cacng8b gene encoding voltage-dependent calcium channel gamma-4 subunit isoform X2 has translation MPISSSRCMSQLIMSLMCPSAPFFVTVHLSVSSKSSRLRLKRGVCSQINHFPEDADYDHDGAEYLLRVVRASSIFPILSAILLLTGGVCIAASRFYKSKRNIVLGAGILFVAAGLSNIIGVIVYISAALGDISPKKDEDKKWHYSYGWSFYFGGLSFILAEMVGVLAVNIYIEKNKELRCRSRTDLLKSTTHAVLRLPSYRFRNRSRSSSRSTEPSRSRDPSPVGAGKNFSIAPSSLLPPQPAPPPISVATLPNPHSHTTHSALGGDISMYTLSRDPKLAGLGGLSTAPMYGTVDRATLYQLHNCFPKEGASGAMLSGTLPSLSKLKANNPALAQNSSSSNVPLPNSSSASVPPAQAPPSLSSSTVDRERAVGTLDRLGKAERERESGNSNTLNRKTTPV, from the exons ATGCCCATCTCATCCTCCCGCTGCATGTCACAGCTCATCATGTCGCTCATGTGTCCATCAGCGCCCTTCTTCGTCACAGTCCATCTGTCTGTCAGCAGTAAATCTTCAAGGCTCA GGCTGAAGAGAGGAGTGTGCTCACAGATCAATCATTTCCCTGAAGACGCTGACTATGACCACGATGGGGCGGAGTACCTTTTAC GCGTGGTCCGAGCATCCAGCATCTTCCCCATCCTTAGCGCTATTCTCCTGCTAACGGGAGGAGTGTGCATCGCTGCCAGTCGCTTCTACAAGAGCAAGAGGAACATTGTTCTGGGTGCCGGAATTCTCTTTGTGGCTGCAG GTCTCAGCAACATCATAGGGGTAATAGTGTACATCTCAGCGGCTTTGGGTGACATCTCCCCGAAAAAGGATGAGGACAAGAAGTGGCACTACTCCTATGGCTGGTCCTTCTACTTCGGGGGCCTGTCCTTCATCCTGGCGGAGATGGTTGGGGTGCTGGCTGTCAACATCTACATCGAGAAGAACAAGGAGCTGCGCTGCCGCTCGCGCACCGACCTCCTAAAGAGCACCACCCACGCCGTGCTGCGGCTCCCTAGCTACCGCTTCCGCAATCGCTCCCGGTCCAGTTCCCGCTCCACCGAGCCCTCGCGCTCCCGTGACCCCTCGCCAGTCGGCGCCGGGAAGAACTTCAGCATCGCACCCTCAAGCCTTCTCCCTCCCCAGCCAGCCCCTCCGCCCATCTCAGTCGCCACCCTGCCCAACCCGCACTCGCACACCACCCATTCGGCGCTGGGTGGAGACATCTCCATGTACACCCTGTCGCGGGACCCCAAGCTGGCTGGTCTAGGGGGACTGAGCACAGCCCCCATGTACGGGACAGTGGATCGAGCCACCCTCTACCAACTGCACAACTGCTTCCCCAAGGAGGGTGCGTCTGGAGCGATGCTGAGCGGCACCTTGCCCTCGCTGTCCAAGCTGAAGGCCAACAACCCCGCACTGGCTCAAAACTCATCTAGTAGCAATGTACCCCTACCAAACTCCTCCTCCGCCTCTGTCCCTCCTGCCCAGGCCCCTCCTTCTCTGTCATCATCAACAGTGGACAGGGAAAGGGCTGTTGGCACCCTCGATAGACTAGGcaaagcagagagagagcgggagagTGGTAATTCAAACACCCTGAATAGGAAGACAACACCAGTGTAG
- the cacng8b gene encoding voltage-dependent calcium channel gamma-4 subunit isoform X1 — protein MVWCEKGIQILLTIVGAFAAFGLMTVAIGTDYWLYARAFICNSTANSSQDESQNKDKKDPGALTHSGLWRICCLEGLKRGVCSQINHFPEDADYDHDGAEYLLRVVRASSIFPILSAILLLTGGVCIAASRFYKSKRNIVLGAGILFVAAGLSNIIGVIVYISAALGDISPKKDEDKKWHYSYGWSFYFGGLSFILAEMVGVLAVNIYIEKNKELRCRSRTDLLKSTTHAVLRLPSYRFRNRSRSSSRSTEPSRSRDPSPVGAGKNFSIAPSSLLPPQPAPPPISVATLPNPHSHTTHSALGGDISMYTLSRDPKLAGLGGLSTAPMYGTVDRATLYQLHNCFPKEGASGAMLSGTLPSLSKLKANNPALAQNSSSSNVPLPNSSSASVPPAQAPPSLSSSTVDRERAVGTLDRLGKAERERESGNSNTLNRKTTPV, from the exons ATGGTGTGGTGTGAGAAGGGGATCCAGATCCTGCTCACCATCGTCGGGGCCTTCGCTGCGTTTGGCCTGATGACTGTGGCCATCGGCACTGACTACTGGCTCTATGCCCGGGCTTTTATCTGCAACAGCACTGCCAACTCCTCACAGGATGAGTCCCAGAACAAAGACAAGAAGGACCCCGGAGCGCTCACCCACTCTGGCCTCTGGAGAATCTGCTGCCTCGAAG GGCTGAAGAGAGGAGTGTGCTCACAGATCAATCATTTCCCTGAAGACGCTGACTATGACCACGATGGGGCGGAGTACCTTTTAC GCGTGGTCCGAGCATCCAGCATCTTCCCCATCCTTAGCGCTATTCTCCTGCTAACGGGAGGAGTGTGCATCGCTGCCAGTCGCTTCTACAAGAGCAAGAGGAACATTGTTCTGGGTGCCGGAATTCTCTTTGTGGCTGCAG GTCTCAGCAACATCATAGGGGTAATAGTGTACATCTCAGCGGCTTTGGGTGACATCTCCCCGAAAAAGGATGAGGACAAGAAGTGGCACTACTCCTATGGCTGGTCCTTCTACTTCGGGGGCCTGTCCTTCATCCTGGCGGAGATGGTTGGGGTGCTGGCTGTCAACATCTACATCGAGAAGAACAAGGAGCTGCGCTGCCGCTCGCGCACCGACCTCCTAAAGAGCACCACCCACGCCGTGCTGCGGCTCCCTAGCTACCGCTTCCGCAATCGCTCCCGGTCCAGTTCCCGCTCCACCGAGCCCTCGCGCTCCCGTGACCCCTCGCCAGTCGGCGCCGGGAAGAACTTCAGCATCGCACCCTCAAGCCTTCTCCCTCCCCAGCCAGCCCCTCCGCCCATCTCAGTCGCCACCCTGCCCAACCCGCACTCGCACACCACCCATTCGGCGCTGGGTGGAGACATCTCCATGTACACCCTGTCGCGGGACCCCAAGCTGGCTGGTCTAGGGGGACTGAGCACAGCCCCCATGTACGGGACAGTGGATCGAGCCACCCTCTACCAACTGCACAACTGCTTCCCCAAGGAGGGTGCGTCTGGAGCGATGCTGAGCGGCACCTTGCCCTCGCTGTCCAAGCTGAAGGCCAACAACCCCGCACTGGCTCAAAACTCATCTAGTAGCAATGTACCCCTACCAAACTCCTCCTCCGCCTCTGTCCCTCCTGCCCAGGCCCCTCCTTCTCTGTCATCATCAACAGTGGACAGGGAAAGGGCTGTTGGCACCCTCGATAGACTAGGcaaagcagagagagagcgggagagTGGTAATTCAAACACCCTGAATAGGAAGACAACACCAGTGTAG
- the cacng7b gene encoding voltage-dependent calcium channel gamma-7 subunit, with protein sequence MSSCSSRALTLLSSVFGACGLLLVGVAVSTDYWLLMEEGIVLQQNQSLEVKMALHAGLWRVCFVAGSEKGRCVASEYFTEPEIEITTENTANILKMVRTATPFPMVSLLFVFTAFVISNIGHIRPQRTILAFVSGIFFILSGLSLVVGLVLYISCINDEVMNRPREPEQFFHYHYGWSFAFAASSFLLKEGAGVMSVYLFMKRYAEEEMCRPHPALYRPRLSECSDYSGQFLHPESWPPTQRGRSASEVSSDISIQLNQTTPPAPPPKNKAQQSTAASVGPPTVGYPLPPAYSSHSHTLHSTHTSSIPVSSTQTLPLAMPPSSGPPPRYPTHLRMGASPC encoded by the exons ATGAGCTCGTGCAGCAGCCGGGCGCTCACGCTGCTCTCCTCCGTGTTCGGGGCCTGCGGCCTGCTGCTGGTGGGCGTGGCCGTTTCCACTGACTACTGGCTGCTGATGGAGGAGGGCATCGTGCTGCAGCAGAACCAGAGCCTGGAGGTGAAGATGGCGCTGCACGCAGGCCTGTGGAGGGTCTGCTTCGTGGCAG GAAGTGAGAAGGGGAGGTGTGTCGCTTCCGAGTATTTCACGGAGCCAGAAATCGAGATTACCACGGAAAATACAGCTAATATACTGA AGATGGTGCGGACAGCTACGCCCTTCCCCATGGTCTCCCTGCTCTTCGTCTTCACTGCCTTTGTCATCAGCAACATTGGACATATCCGCCCCCAGCGCACCATCCTGGCCTTCGTCTCGGGAATCTTCTTCATCTTGTCAG GGCTCAGTCTGGTGGTGGGGCTGGTGCTCTACATCTCCTGCATTAACGACGAGGTGATGAACCGGCCCCGGGAGCCTGAGCAATTCTTCCACTACCACTATGGCTGGTCCTTCGCCTTCGCCGCCAGCTCCTtcctgctgaaagag GGGGCAGGCGTGATGTCGGTCTACCTCTTCATGAAGCGCTACGCGGAGGAGGAGATGTGCCGGCCGCACCCAGCGCTCTATCGCCCCCGCCTGTCCGAGTGCAGCGACTACAGCGGGCAGTTCCTGCATCCTGAGTCGTGGCCTCCCACGCAGAGGGGGCGCAGCGCTTCCGAGGTCTCCAGCGACATCTCCATTCAGCTCAATCAGACGAccccccctgcacccccacccAAGAACAAAGCCCAGCAGAGCACAGCCGCCTCCGTGGGTCCTCCTACTGTCGGCTACCCGCTGCCGCCCGCCTACTCGTCCCATTCTCACACCCTACACTCCACCCACACCAGCTCCATCCCCGTCAGCTCCACCCAGACCCTGCCCCTGGCCATGCCACCCTCCTCAGGGCCTCCGCCCCGGTACCCCACACACCTGCGGATGGGGGCTTCTCCCTGTTAG